The window ctttagttttttttttttttgctgaatcacagattataattttagttagtttatctatatactaatatattagTTTGATATATACTGAGTTGTAATATACGTGTGTGAATATACATGTAATTAGTATGTATATTTTCAGTGTCTAGCTTCTTAGACTAACAACACATATATAATGGAAAACCAAACTTATGAGATATTGTATAGTTTCATATGGATATCATAGTGAGAAAGATGTATGAATGCACCAGTGGTATTGTTTTCCTCACCGTTCAACACGTATTATACATTGAAATACTTGTGTTTTGTAACGAGTGTGTCACGTTTATTGCTTTACAAAATTGGTTAAATTTCCCAagcatattttaaaacttatttccaattaattttctttttagtaGTGTAGCTTAAGATAAACATCTCTACGAAACTTCCTAAGCTcaattactatttttttctaCTGGAACAAGTTACTTGAAATTTGTGACCTGTTAGCTTAGACAAACGTTTAAATTAATCTCAAGGCCAAAACACAATCCCACATGTCTTTTCTCGTGTTCCACCACCAAATCAGCCGTAACTTGAACGGTTGAACCTGGCCTGCTTCATTCAGCTCCCACTGAACCCATTCACATAATTTCACTCAACCTCTCTTATTGTATTAATCAATACAGCTGTTTTTTAATTAACTTCACTTAATTACTGTTAATACCAGAACCATATTGTATTAGTGCCTTAATTCTTGGAAGTTGTTTTGTGTGTCCCCTCTTACATATTATAACTCGATATTCCGTATGCCATGTTCCAAAACAGAACATTTTGATCTTCCAAATGTTGTTACATATACATGCGTACTTCAGTACATGTCTTACCACAGCTCAGTCCGTACTATATGTTGCGACGGGACAAGCAATATATTTATAACCAAGATACCATTCATTGTATATTTTTCAAGTAAAATAAAGAAACTAACCACTAAAAGTTTAAATATTCGTCCATTACTGATATATCCCACGTAATTATTACATTTTCTTACCAAATATATAAAGCATGCGTTTACTGTAAACATAGATTCACGTTTGTTGTCAATGGTACTCTCATTTTGAAAGGAATGATATTCGTATAATAAGATAAGgttgattattttaaataacaagtTAAATAAGTGTTGAACTTGTGTTGTCTTGGTAGTTGTTTGCAtccaattatttataatttcagAACAAGATAACAAAgctaaagataaaataaaagaagCATGTAGAGCATGCCGCACGTGAAATCCGCATGGCTAAGGGTTAATGTTTGGCATAACCTAGACAATCTTCGTTATTCTGTCTCCTAACTTAATATATTACTCCATTCATGACAAGTTTACCACATTAAAATATACGATTAATTAACAAATAACTTAAACACAATTAAGAATCACTAACCCGTATCTTGGTCTTGGATGATTCAAAAGATAGTGTCCGTAATTAAACACTTGTCCAATGCCACGCATCAAGAACCAGTTTCGACTTTGTATTATCTATTTTACTAATCATTTCAATTAAGGTTGATTAGTTTCGCACTCATGAAGCATCCAATATCTTGGAACTAGTAATCTAATAAAGATCACTCGCATACAAACAATAGTGTATCCAGTATATACATTAATTCCTGTGTTGACCCCTATATAATGTCTTTAGTTTATTTCTCTGTGTGTTTGatcaaatgtatttttaattaaagcCTCATTCCAATAATTGTAGTGTTAGATTGATTATGGGCGATATATGCCCTGCTAATTActctaaatgaaaaaatatagtCCTTTCTAACTATTGTTTAATTCAAAATCTGTTGACTATAGTGATGGATAATACAGCTTATATGGGATTTGAATTTATGTATTAGATgtaaaaattgaaaaagaaaacatattatatacgCTCTACGAGCTTGTGTTCCAGGGGGTGGTAGCTCCTCTAGTATCGTCTTCTTCGGTCTTGTTTCTTTGGCTCCCAATTTATATTCCTTTTCTTTTCGATTTATAAGTCGGTACTTCAAAGCCTCTCTGCCTCTTGATCTATCATCTGAAACTGCTGCATGGATGTCGGAGGTGATGGATTGATTGTAGGCGGTTATTTGTTCGAGTGATATCATAGATCCATGTTGGTATGCGGTGAACCGTTTGGCTTGGGTTTCGGACGAGATCTCGATGTGTTAGATCGATGGATGTTCTCCGAGGAAGGTTCTCAACGGTGAAGGTCGCACATTCTCGATCTGGTGGTGTGCGACGCCGTTGACGGCGGTTAGTTTGGGAAGACTAGAGTTTCCAGAAGTTGGGCTGTGAGATTTAGATTTTAGGcccgtttttttgttttttttagttgGGCTGGATGTTTGAGCTCTTATTGTAATGTTTTTGGATGGGCTTTGACccttaatattaaaaattcagagggaaaaaaaaaaaaaagctctacGAGCTTTTTAAATAGATTTATTGGACCTAAGTATTTCATAAGTTAACATGGGCTTACAAAACCTTTTTAACGATGTTCAACCCGGGCTTTGACAAACTTTGAGTGCTAATGAACTTTGAGTGCTAATGAACAATTACATGGATTCCATGTGAAGTCCATGTACTTCACATTATGAAAACTTGTCCAGTGCTAGTAATAATCGTTGTTTAGTTACAGTTACTttagcaaaaataaataaaaaaggttaCAGTAATCAAACTAGCCCGATCAGTTTACATTTATATCACATttctatttattaattaacaCCATAAATAAGTGAATACACACTTATATCAACCTCACACATACAACCCTGAACAAGTGAATAGACTCTGCCATAACTTTCAACTCATTAATATAGCTCATAATCGTACATAGTCAAGAATATTCACAGAtccatgtatatataattaaattacaaCGGCAATAACATCCTCCATGCttttatgatatttaaaatttgggATACAAGTCAGTATAGGCGTTTGTGCGATCAATCGGTCATCtactaaacaaaattttaaaatgatatttaaagAGTTAGCTTAGCCGCAGAGCcagatttgaaaattttggaaccctatttaaaacaaaaatatttattattatttaatattaagtttgcaattttaataaaaaatatagttttcatgtagtataaaatttattcaaatctcAATCTACTATTATAAAATTCTTCCAatagttataatattttcttataaactaatttttatctacGTTTGttgcatttaatattttatgttattatatcaaaactatatacatatatatatatatatatatattttaaatggaaGCTTCATAAATTTGGATGCCAAATTGAAATGTTTGAAAACTTCTTTAGTGTAAGTCTAGACCTTCGTTTAAGCACTTAAATATTACCTCTCTAATTTGAAAGAATGATGTTTAAGGTTATtcatacatattttttaaaaaaaaaaatatttaccattatatttactattatttaatttccaATAAGTTTAACCAtttgtatatgtatattttaggTTTAAAGTAAAATACATTAGTTAACGTTAGAAcatcaattttttatattagaaaaaGCTTGGtagatcattttttttgtatatagaACCGTAGTTTCCTATAAAGCGTCTAATTATGTCTAGTGATTTATTAAAtcattgttatatatttatattatatttctttAGAAAGAATATAAGACTTTCGATCTTTCACACAAGTTAATTGTTAATGTTCTTATACGCAACTCATATGTTTCAGTCAGTTTTGATATGCAGAGAGAGAAGGATAGCCAGACATGTTAAATCAATCAATCTTTTCTTACTAATCAATTCCACTATTTTGAACTGTCACTATACAAATTAagacaagaaaaggaaaaaataactaaaaagatTAGAAAACTAAGAAGAAAAAGTGGAACATGCCAAGAGAATCTGTTTCCCATATATAGATTACCCCCAAAAACAAtagacaaaaagaaaataaactattctataaaatgttttcaatatatgttaGGTGTCCAATTATAATTCAACATATAATATATTCCAAAACTTGATGAGAAATTATATTAAAGATTCATATTTTATGTGAAGATCTGTAATCCCTTTAAATTTCAAGGTACATATTACCTCCCATCATCCTCCTACGTGGCTGACCTTTGCTCTTTCATAATAAACATTGTTCTTTTTTCAATGGCTTTGCGTGGCAAAGAGCTTGAGTTTAACCTACAAGAATGGAGTCGAAAAGGTCGCTTTACTCGTGAAATCCCTAGTTCTAGAAGGTTTTCTGCTTCCTCACGAGAAGACCGCAAGTCTTCTAGAGCAACCTGCACCATCTCTAGTACTCTCTCTTCTCCTGGCTACTCTCTCACAGGCAAAATAAACAACTCATCTTTCTAAATCTTTCTAAATGTTCATGAAAATGTTCTCTTAGAGGAATGTTCtgaatttttgaagtttttataGCAGATCAGGAGATTGACCCATCAAATTATTCATTCACTAGTGCACTCAAGGGTAAGCCTTTTCATGGCGCTCAACTTAACGCGTTGTAAAGGAAAAGAACAGAGAACATGCATAGAGTGACCTTTTGTTTGTTCTGTTTTGTTCTTTTCCTTATAGCATTGCAAGCCAAAACAATGTACAAGAAGAATCAAGATTGGTTAAAACCAGAAGGTGTTGAGTTAAACTCGAAATGGAACGAAGCAGAGAAGTACATTTGCAATCCTTTGTCTGGTGAAGTTCCTATGGAGTGTTTGtcttctaaaaccctaaactcaagATCCTTCAGAGacgtatccaacaagtctactCCACTCATGAATTTTCCATATAATCACAATCTCAACAATTCAAGAACGAGTAATCCTAACGTCAGAATCATTCAGGAGGATCATGTATCCACCGATCCTGTTCTTATTCAAGGTCACTTGTTATCATCtttgttaaataataatatcataaagGCGGTTTTGTGTTGTGGGTTTAAGATCAATTTGGGGTGTTTTGGAGCA of the Brassica rapa cultivar Chiifu-401-42 chromosome A03, CAAS_Brap_v3.01, whole genome shotgun sequence genome contains:
- the LOC103858965 gene encoding uncharacterized protein LOC103858965 isoform X2, with protein sequence MALRGKELEFNLQEWSRKGRFTREIPSSRRFSASSREDRKSSRATCTISSTLSSPGYSLTDQEIDPSNYSFTSALKALQAKTMYKKNQDWLKPEGVELNSKWNEAEKYICNPLSGEVPMECLSSKTLNSRSFRDVSNKSTPLMNFPYNHNLNNSRTSNPNVRIIQEDHVSTDPVLIQEKKVVGLKRDVGVQSAPVSVSLVKTPPTKADDSQHEFALELKAQQEGCFTALWL
- the LOC103858965 gene encoding uncharacterized protein LOC103858965 isoform X1 codes for the protein MALRGKELEFNLQEWSRKGRFTREIPSSRRFSASSREDRKSSRATCTISSTLSSPGYSLTDQEIDPSNYSFTSALKALQAKTMYKKNQDWLKPEGVELNSKWNEAEKYICNPLSGEVPMECLSSKTLNSRSFRDVSNKSTPLMNFPYNHNLNNSRTSNPNVRIIQEDHVSTDPVLIQEKKVVGLKRDVGVQSAPVSVSLVKTPPTKADDSQHEFALELKAQQEDVKVDEDKKHMMTKENQEEKKTTGRRLFSWMRKRQRQPTKSKCFFLICLIKAF